The Clostridia bacterium DNA segment CGCCGCCTTCTACTTTGGCTAATACATCAAATTTACCCTCGGTATTAGTAATTTTTAATGGTTCTAGAATAAGTACTTCCAAAGTTTTTTTAGCAAAATATTCTTCTAAGGATTGACCATTAACATTAATTTCACCTTTACCCGGTATTAAACGTACACGAGCTATTGAGGTTTTACGCCGACCAGTTCCATAATATTGTACCACCTATTTTACCTCCTTCCCAATTTCCCAAACTTGCGGCTGTTGAGCCTGATGGGGATGTTCCGCTCCAGAATAAACTTTCAGTTTTCGATACATTGCCGCTCCCAAACGATTGCCAGGCAACATACCTTTAACTGCCTTTTCAATAATTAATTCCGGCCTTTTCTGTAAAAGGGTAGCATAACTTGTCCTTTTCAAACCACCCGGATAACGTGAATGAGTAATATGTTCTTTGTTTTGTAGTTTATTTCCGGTTAATTTTACTTTTTCAGCATTAATTACAATCACATAATCCCCTACATCAACATGGGGAGTATAAGTAGGTTTATGTTTACCCCTTAAAATTGTGGCAATTTCCGATGCCAAACGACCCAAAACTTTATCTTGGGCATCAATCAGATACCACTTTCTTTCTATATCTTGTGCCTTAGCCATAAAGGTACGCACTTTTTTTCCCCTCCCTAACATCTGAATAATTTTCATTTTTGACCACTGATTTATTTTAATATACTCACTTAACCCTGTCAAGTGCCCACAATTCCGGAAGTGTCACAAAATCATAACCCTGACTGCGTAAATTTTTAATAATGCCCGGTAAGGCTTGAATAGTAGCTGGCCGACTAGTGTGTAAAGCAACAATTGCTCCAGGA contains these protein-coding regions:
- the rpsI gene encoding 30S ribosomal protein S9 gives rise to the protein MVQYYGTGRRKTSIARVRLIPGKGEINVNGQSLEEYFAKKTLEVLILEPLKITNTEGKFDVLAKVEGG
- the rplM gene encoding 50S ribosomal protein L13, with the protein product MLGRGKKVRTFMAKAQDIERKWYLIDAQDKVLGRLASEIATILRGKHKPTYTPHVDVGDYVIVINAEKVKLTGNKLQNKEHITHSRYPGGLKRTSYATLLQKRPELIIEKAVKGMLPGNRLGAAMYRKLKVYSGAEHPHQAQQPQVWEIGKEVK